tcacttgtaaaactaaGATTATATGCATAAGCAAGACTAAAAAACATGCTAGAAGAATAAACAAAAACTTCTAAACCTGAAGAtttattaaacaatgaaaaaataaacaaaaaaaaaatataaaacttaagacaacaTGGGTTCAAATCGACAcatgaaatcatttattattcttcTCAAAATATAAACAGCTTAAGAAGTTGACAAAGAGCCATGTACTTTCCAAGAAAAATTACTGGTGGGCAGTGGAATTTTAACGAACGATAGACATCGTCATCTATCCATCACAACATGTAAAACCAAAAAGACACTCACAAAATAAATCtacaaactgaaaaaaaaaatacatgtgtAGTGGATgataagaagaaagaaagaaagagttaATAAAAGTGGAAAAAGGTGGGCGATAGCCGGCTCAAAGACTAACACCACTGTTGAACAAAACAAAAGATAAAGAGCAAACGTCTTaaaaagcaaaaaagaaaaaaattaagatttttcATTTCATCTAGTAATTTAAAAACCATGTATTGAGTCTTCCTAATTTGtgattatctaaatttggtttcGTGTTATATGTAGAAAAATCTAATTGTAGCACATATGCTAACAGTgacatataattataaaatagtttttCTTAATCAAATTATTGATTTAATTAGTTGGATGTTTCTTATGTTAAACCTCCGTTTACACcacaaatattattttaattattaactgAATTCAATTTTTTCAACTATTTAATTAATAACCATCTAATTATAAACATTAATACttattagaaaataaatttaattatttattttatttaagattATATTATCCTGTATCAAATAATTTAAcccatatttaattttaaataatataattttataattttaatttttcaatatatattcttttaacacTTATATACTTACGTATGCAAAGCATACGTCATTTAAGTAACCTAATCAATGTGACGTATGCGTTTTATGACATGTTACCGTCTTTGGTTAAATCCTCTGAGTAAAGATaaacatttaataaattattaaaaatcttaTTATACGTGTATGTATGTAAaagttatatatttaaaatataatatgtatgtttaaaaataatatataataaataataaaatgtaaagtttgaaattaataataataacaatacgtATGCAATatgtacaaaattaaaataaaaaataatttaatttgtggtaaaagaaaattgaaatagataaatatatcatattaagaatattaaatatGCTCTAATTGTTTATCACGATATTACCATTTTATTATAGCATGTCAAAAGTTATCAAGTTAGTAAAAAAttcaatattaaaatatttttttagaaattaAATATTGAGTTTCCATATGACACCAACGCAATCATTGGTATTATCTATATACACAAATTTAGTGAGaaacatattttatatatatttttaaaatttactcaAAAATAATCATTGGTGTAGTGGCGAAGACTTTGTTTATAAATTCATTAAACAAGTTCAATCCCTAGATATGTTTAATCTCATAATTTGATGGGTGTTTTATCTCATAAATTAACTGGGTTGGAGTTATGGACATTCGCATTAATAAAGTTCTAACACTTCCCCTTTGGATGTTTATTAAAGAAAAAtgttcaaaacaaaaatttttattAGAAAAAATTCTATGAGATAAAAAatctaatgaaaaaaaaaagattacaCAATCTTCTACTATAAGTtgttttgttaaaaaaaattttactgaGAAAATCTAATGAGACAAAACTTTATATGTATTGAACTTCCGCAAATGACAATGCCACTTAACATCTTTGGGTCAATGTATTTCAATTTTTTATGCTAGCCTTTCATATGTTGAAGTTCGTAATGTTGATAAACATATCTGCTAAATTATTACCTGAATGAATTTGTTGAACTTCAATATCACATTTTGTTCTCTAATAAGTCCTCATCAATTTTGCTAAAAAAAAAAGTCATCATCGATTATTTTTTTTTCcacataattttaattgagaacttatctTAAATATTACAAAGTTATACTCACTCACAATTTAAAGATCTTGCAACTTTAGATGCATCCAATCATAACGAGCTTTAGGTAAGATTATCGTTTTCTAATGGTCATATATTTCTTTTGTATTATTCCATAATTCAAGTGGCCTTTTTATGGTTAATATTTTGCTTCTAATCATTCATGGAGACGACAACAAATAAAAATCATGTCTCAGTTAGATTCCTCATTGCCTAGCATAATAATTTTCTTAAAACCTTTAACATTTAAGTGGATTTCAGTATCCATCACTTATGAAGAATAGTTCTTGTCCGATGTATCAAGGGTCGCAAATCCAAGTTTGGTAAAATTTGGCATTATTCAAATTAGAGGTGAGAAAAACTtgattcaatttaaaaaattaaaaaaataaatttcaagttaatcaatttgagttattcgagtcaagttgaattttacaattcaaataactTAAATTATTCAAATAATTAGAATAAATACCGGACATAAAACTCGagatttttcatataattttttcacttacaaaaaaattttatttataagcaCCTTGAATGAAATACAAATAAATCAAGCTTTGCATTTAAAgaacattaaaattttatctcataaattaATGAGGGTTGGAGTTATGAACATCTACATAAATagatttgtaaaattttctatttttcttcaataGAAGAATTTTCTTATGTTGTTTGATTAATTTATTTGGTTGCTTATAgatctttttgtttaaaaaaaaattcaaattgagctttcaagaaaaaagaagaagaaggaaaagagTGATTAAAAAGACCAATATATTatgaaaaataaagtaaaatattaaatttagctcttaatgtttatatttttattaatttagcctttactcaattttttagttaaatttgatcaTTAACCTTTTAAAGAGTCAAAttgcttttttttaaaaaaaggaaataTTGACTAAAACATTGAATTCTTATCGATGTTGGTGTGGCAGTCCATGTGCACTTCATGCTAACATAATACTATTTGtctttaacaaataatttaaaattataaaatattcaaagaatataaaatataaaaaaattcaagaaaattagcATGACGTACATGTCATATGGGAcaccatttttaaaaatttaatgttttagttaGGATTTCTGTTAAAAACAACAATTCTACTTTTTTTGAAAAGTTGATTGTAAAATTCGACTATTTTAAAAGATTGAAGgccaaatttaacttaaaaaagaataaaagcaaaattaataaaaagagtaAACATTTAGGGCTAAATTTAGTATTATGCCAAAAAAATCATGAATTTCGAGGAAAACGTTTTTGGCAGAGCATGCATGAGGTAGATGTAAATTGGATTTCTTGTATGACTttctaataatataatttataaaaatctaTACTAATTTTAAAGTGTTTGATGGAATTGGTATCAATCTCAACTcagttaaaaattataaaaaaaaatcattctttTATAAAGTAACAAGGATGAatgcattttatatttttatatatttatataaaatttaaaataatatttatatgacAGGAAACATTTTATCATTTCAACTAAAATtccaattatttttatataaatattttataaattacataaatatCTCATGTGTCAATAATAGTCATAATATTAATGAAAAGGTATCTATGTATATAACAAGAAGAAAAAGACTAATGGTTGCGGACAAAGACGTGGTTGTTGCCGATAAGATTGGAAAATTTGCGGCATCCTATGAATAACTCCCACTTCAACTTTTTAtacttctttttaattttattctatatttttataattaattttaaacattttaaataaaatcaaatttcactttatttaattattttcaaagtcgagaaAAAGTGTCTGTAGTGATATCACATATGTGGTGTCTCTAAATGATAGTTGATTTATGGAGTGATATACCGACACTTTTTTCCAGTTGTATGATTTTTAATTTCATATAACTTTTTAAGAacaaaaactgaaaaaaaaattacaagtaatTGATTATACTGTTATTTTATCCCAAAGCAGAAAATGTTGAAAGGGAAGGAAATACTATGTACGTGTGAAAATAAATACAAGATATAATGCTAGCCTAACTACCCACTGATCGAAACGTCTATAAATAGGGGGTCCGTGCAAAGTATCTCGATCACACAAAGTAACCATATTCAGCTTTGATAAATAGTGACAAGAGTGAGATAAAATATCCATCGAGATGGAAGTAGTTCAAGTTCTTCATATGAATGGAGGAGTTGGAGAAACCAGCTATGCAAACAATTCTTTTGTTCAGGTATCAATGTACAATAATATGTCATATACGTATCTGTCGATAACTTCTATTGTATGTACTGAGATATTTTTCAATGTTGAAATTGGGACAGCAAAAGGTGATAACCATGACAAAGCCAATCACGGAGGACGCCATAACTAAGCTCTATTGCAGCACTTATCCGGAAGAAATAGCCATCGCAGATTTGGGTTGTTCTTCCGGACCCAACACTTTCTTTGTGGTATCTGAACTTATCAAAGCGGTGAATAGTGTTCGCCAAAAGATCTGCCAAAAATCCCCCGAGTATCAAGTGTTTTTGAATGATCTTCCTGGGAATGACTTCAACACCATTTTCAGGTCCTTGTCTATCTTCCAGAACAAACTGAGGGAGCAACTTGGACCCGGCATTGGACCATGTTTTTTCACTGGAGTACCTGGTTCTTTCTACGGAAGGCTTTTCAGGAAAAACAGCCTTCATTTTGTACACTCTTCCTATAGTCTGCAATGGCTCTCTCAGGTTTAGTTTATATATTAATGAAGTACAGTATAATATAATATATCTGTAATCATTTTAGAATGAAAAATAGCTTGTAATTTATGAGTGGactattttgatttgatccaGGTTCCTCGAGGGCTGGAAAATAATAAAGGGAACATTTACATGGCTAGCACAAGTCCACCAAACGTGCTTAAGGCATACTATGAGCAATTCCAACAGGATTTTTCCTTGTTTTTGAAGTGTAGATCAGAGGAACTGGTGGATGGAGGGCGTATGGTTTTGACATTTTTAGGGAGAAGAAGTGATGATCCTTCAAGCAAAGAGTGTTGTTACATTTGGGAGCTTTTGGCCATGGCTCTCAATGATATGGTCCTTGAGGTATAGAATGAATAATTCTACTCACCGTTGCTGGGAATTGAACCGTACATTTGCTGGATAGGATATACAATCTTTTAAAGATAACTATATGAATCAATCATATTTAGGTTATTCCATCAGGGATAGTTATCAATTGGACACTAGTTGATATTATCTATATATATGAGCCACCCCACCTACCTATGTATCTTATCATTTTCCGGATGTGGAAATCTGATAGTGTCTGGCCAATAAACTAGTAAACTAGGGAGTTAATTTCCTAAAGTATATTTtgctgcatatatatatatatatatatatatataaagttgatAAACTAGATATTAATTAGATAATaaagaaaacatgaaataaatgcaGGGAGTGATAGAAGAAGAGAAACTGAACAGCTTCAACATCCCACAATACACACCATCGCCAGCAGAGGTTAAATATGAGGTTGAGAAGGAAGGGTCGTTCAGCATCGATCGACTGGAAGTAACTGAAGTGAATTGGAATGCTTATCAAAACGAAACTGACTTATCTGATGCATTTAAAGATGGTGGGTACAACGTCGCCAAGTGCATGAGAGCTGTGGCTGAACCACTGCTTTTCAGCCACTTTGGTGAAGCAATCATCGATGAAGTGTTTCGAAGGTACAGAGAAATTGTTGCTGATCGCATGTCCAAAGAGAAGACTGAGTTTGTCAATGTcattatttctcttaaaaaagcTTGATTATTATTCATCAGTGGTTATCTACCGTGGAACCCCACCACCACCacaaaacaaataaatattatatGGTACAAATGAACTGTGCTACGCCACTGTATTATCCGATCAAGAATAATTTCATGCTTGCAAGTTGTTTGTAAAATTTTACCactcttttttttaatttctaaatacattaaattataaaatttaca
This window of the Gossypium arboreum isolate Shixiya-1 chromosome 12, ASM2569848v2, whole genome shotgun sequence genome carries:
- the LOC108478570 gene encoding S-adenosyl-L-methionine:benzoic acid/salicylic acid carboxyl methyltransferase 2-like translates to MEVVQVLHMNGGVGETSYANNSFVQQKVITMTKPITEDAITKLYCSTYPEEIAIADLGCSSGPNTFFVVSELIKAVNSVRQKICQKSPEYQVFLNDLPGNDFNTIFRSLSIFQNKLREQLGPGIGPCFFTGVPGSFYGRLFRKNSLHFVHSSYSLQWLSQVPRGLENNKGNIYMASTSPPNVLKAYYEQFQQDFSLFLKCRSEELVDGGRMVLTFLGRRSDDPSSKECCYIWELLAMALNDMVLEGVIEEEKLNSFNIPQYTPSPAEVKYEVEKEGSFSIDRLEVTEVNWNAYQNETDLSDAFKDGGYNVAKCMRAVAEPLLFSHFGEAIIDEVFRRYREIVADRMSKEKTEFVNVIISLKKA